Proteins encoded together in one Yersinia mollaretii ATCC 43969 window:
- a CDS encoding cobalt-precorrin-4 methyltransferase: MSEYPNTATQNTVQRDLVQPWDTQKVWFVGAGPGDKELITLKGYRLLQQAQVVIYAGSLINTELLEYCSPQAECHDSAGLNLAQIIALMVEGVQAGKLVVRLQTGDLSLYGSIREQGEVLGEHGIGFVSVPGVSAFLGAAAQLGVEYTVPEVAQSLIITRIEGRTPMPPLEQLEAFAAHQTSMAIFLSVQEVDRVAERLIAGGYPATTPVAVVYKATWAESRTVRGTLTDIAELVRAAAINKTALILVGAFLGDEYHYSKLYDAGFSHEYRQA; encoded by the coding sequence ATGTCTGAGTATCCTAATACCGCGACCCAAAATACCGTGCAACGCGATCTCGTCCAGCCATGGGATACACAAAAAGTGTGGTTTGTCGGGGCCGGGCCAGGCGACAAAGAGCTGATCACGCTGAAGGGCTACCGCTTGCTGCAACAGGCGCAGGTGGTTATCTATGCTGGCTCCCTGATCAATACCGAGCTGCTGGAGTACTGCTCGCCACAGGCAGAGTGCCACGACAGCGCGGGCCTGAATCTGGCTCAGATCATCGCACTGATGGTCGAGGGAGTGCAGGCGGGCAAGTTGGTGGTGCGGCTGCAAACCGGAGACCTCTCACTCTACGGCTCGATTCGCGAGCAGGGCGAAGTCTTGGGTGAGCATGGCATTGGCTTTGTGTCGGTGCCGGGGGTCAGTGCTTTCTTGGGGGCGGCGGCACAACTGGGAGTGGAGTACACCGTGCCGGAAGTGGCGCAGAGCCTGATTATCACCCGCATCGAAGGGCGCACACCAATGCCGCCGCTGGAGCAGTTGGAAGCCTTCGCCGCCCACCAAACCTCAATGGCGATTTTCCTCTCGGTGCAAGAGGTGGATCGTGTGGCTGAGCGCTTAATTGCCGGCGGTTATCCCGCCACCACGCCAGTGGCAGTGGTCTACAAAGCCACTTGGGCGGAGAGCCGCACCGTGCGCGGCACTCTGACTGACATTGCCGAGTTGGTGCGGGCGGCAGCAATCAATAAAACCGCACTGATTTTGGTGGGAGCCTTTTTGGGCGATGAGTACCACTACTCCAAACTCTATGACGCGGGGTTCAGCCATGAATACCGTCAAGCCTGA